In the genome of Arachis stenosperma cultivar V10309 chromosome 2, arast.V10309.gnm1.PFL2, whole genome shotgun sequence, the window tataaatatttatatatgtattagtttattaatgaatttaattataaaGAATATATTAGTGGCggaatttgaaacaaaattttgggGGGTCAGATAGAAGATAATTATCAAAATGCTTTTGATATGGACCCTATTTAAGATAAGCTCGTCTAATCTCATCTCTTTGGTTTAGGTGACATTGCCAAATTTAAAACCGTTTTTCAAGGTCTCGTTACaaaaaattaaggtcaaactcatcagatgtaactttttgaacttttgaaggttgtatctcacttttttcgtgattcattaaagtagaagaacCATCTACATgtgttgatattgtaaaagttaTATGTTCTCCTTAAATATTAGCCTTCCTTttaaaaaatgcatcaattctttgatttttcattactattttatataaaaatttgaatatatatcctgtaaaatatataaataagaagttagaaggacaaatattaaaatttataatatttattgaatttttttatcaattcatgcaaatacaataatattaatacttattaaatattctattattttttatcatataaaaaattaaattaaataaataataaaatataaaatagtattaaattaaataaataaaaaatatctatttttttatatttaaactaAAGATGAAAAGAGTGTTACTTATTGaacttattaaatattttaattcataataaaatatttaaaccaattgaattattttttagtttttaaaacaatactactaatttttttataaaaaatttggacTATCGTCTCCGCCATATATACTTACAGGAACATGGGAGTCTCTGGCATTTCTTTTGGCATCAGTGGCAGAGAAAACAGTGTAAACAAGAACAAAAGTGCCAACAATCTCAGCACCAAGGCCACCACCTTTGGAGTAGGTTCTGCTAACAGAGTTGGCAGCGCCACCAAGCCTTTCAAATTGGTGTGGCTGGAACCCCTTTACAACCAGAGCACCACAAATGGCCCCCAAACACTGAAAGATTATGTAGAACACTGCTCTTGTTAGTGACAGCTTTCGCGCCAAGAACAGACCAAATGTCACTGCTGGGTTTATGTGACCCCCTGCATCACCAACCAATCATATATATACCTCATGCTTTAATAAACATTCTCATCCATTATTAGAGAACTAGTTTTATGTTTGTGAAAAAAGGTTGATTTTATATGTTTGAAATAGTTTCAACTTAATATAAATTACGAATTTGATATACAACATATAAAGAAGATTTAAATCAGAACTTCGTATACCAAATAAAAaggtataaaaataaaaatcagaaCTTCGTGCAtggtcaaattttttttattgaatgatTTGACAtgaattttcaaattctaaaatcatataattcattattttaattttagtactTTAATACATTACATCCAAATCAATCCAATTTCagaatttatttttgatattttgtaCCGTATATAATATGTTGTATATAAAATTTACACTTCTGAactttattactttttaaatgGTTTGAGTAGTTGTTGAAAaaacattttatatttattgaaaTAATATTGCCTTAAGTCTTCATAAATTTTGTTGAAAACTAAGAAAAATGATTTTCATTACTCATCATAAGGCTTTTTATACCATGACATCTAGTTTCACCTAGAGTAATATAATATAAACATTAAGAGTTATTGTTTACGGATACTCAACAAGGTCTAATTAACAATATAAGAACTAAGATTTGAAATGGTATAGAGTGAAAAAGCAAATCAGAATCTAAAAACATAATAGCAAAAATGATGATTTAAAATGTTTGAAAAATGTTCAAAACACATTTTCCTTACTTATTGTCAGAACTAACATAAAACTTGCAAAATATGAAGTAGATTTAGGcgcatatatatacatacatatatatatatatatatatatatatatatatatatatatatatatatatatatatatatatataaaataattgtttaattattttgttacttcttatagttttatcaaatttgtaattaggtgtttatattttttttcaattgtatttttaattttttatgctgtttttaattttgtaattaactCTTTTTTACatcaaaaatgttaaaattaatcgaatatttttctcaaaaaaatataccatcaaagtttaaattaggtttttaattataaatattttcaatttataaaaaaaatattcagttaattctaacattttttacactaaaaaaatttaattacaaaattaaaaatagtatacGACTcgatcaaaaaaaaaaagtataagaagctaattataaatttagtaaTCTATAGGATTAAACCTATAATAATATATACCGACCTGAGATTCCAGCAGTACAATAGACAAGAGCAAAGATCATGCCACCAAAAGCCCAAGCAATCCCTTGAACACCAACAGTGTTACACTTGCTACTGGATTTAGCCACACCCATAACCGTCAACACTGTGATGTAGAGAAACAAAAACGTGGCCACAAACTCAGCTATGCATGCCCTGTAGAAAGACCAGGATGACAATTCACCAGCCTCAAACAATGGTGCTGATGGTGGTTCCTTATAGTCCTTCCCATCTTGTTCTGCTTGTGCTGCTGTTCCTATTGCTTGTCTCTCTCTATACCTATTTGCTCCAACTCTCACATCTTCATCTTTTCCCTCCattattatcaaattattttacTTACTCTTAATGTGACTAGTTGGGGTGCCcttaattttgttaattaagGGGTTTTGTGAAATGTGATCATGTGTTATGGGGAGTGAGGTGTGGGTATTTGTAGTGTGAGTTTGGGGACAAAGGTTGATGACTTTGTAGGTGGAATATTTCGGTTGTGGTGGATTGTGATTTGTGAGTAGATTCAAAGATTATGACAAAGAAATTATTGTATAATTTAAAAGCAATCATGATACCCGCCCATACACTAAAAATTAGTCACTGCATATAAATAGCTTTATgtatttgatattttaaatcatttttattattctgATAATTgattatttagttaaaaaaagtGTAAATAATAAGTATGTATAAATGTATACAAATTAATATATgataatttgatttatttttgtatgtaaataatatttttaatttaaaataatatatttagtGCATGTTCTaaaaattatctattatatactataaattttaatactttaaaattatattaaaaaaataaatgattatgaataacttaaaaaatatattcttttgAGGTATATAAATTTCAAACGCTCAAAGTATTATAGAAGATtagaaaaattatcaaaatagtttcgctaaaaaaattaactagGAATAAAGCTAACTTTAGttaattagttgaaaaatagatttgttaattaaaaataattctattactctaatttctttaattttaaaataaaaaataaaaaagttgacTTACTTATATTGTAATTAGTCTCcaaatttttctttataaaaaaaataaatcatgcacaaactcaataaaataattaaatggtGAATTATCATCCACTATACCGGTATTTATACTTAAGTCATACCTATCTATTTATGCGATCATAACACCAATTATTTACCATACTAACACATATCATAATCAATATTAAATATGTTCTTAATTTCTAATTAATACTAGAAAGAAATTATTTTGCGACACTTCACCGGCCAACCACGTTTAGGCCTTGAAAAATTCGCTTTTCTTTGCCGTCACAGTTGGAAACTGCACTTTTCAGGCTCATCGTACTCATTCCTTTCGGAAAATTATTAGAGTGGAGTGTGCAATAATCCGAAGAAagtactatatttatttaattttttttgtaaggTTTTTCATAAATCTCTTACTACACATACCAAAAGTGTTAGCAAAAACATGACGGATATCAGGATTTAACTCGGGATGTGCATAATCGGACTAAGCCAAATTTTGTTTGACCGAATCCAACTTTAATATTTTATCCGatctattttataaatttaaatccAATTCTAAACtaatctaaaatataattaaatatatatacttttgtaaattttataaataaattaataaaatgtaatttttaaaggttaaatttaaaaatattatatactcAAATACTTGTACAATTGtgtttattcaaaatttttaataaaaatttttgcaACTAAAATTGTGTATCATTAGATGATATTACCagagaatttaaaaagatttattcTTTTTGTTAGTGATCTTGGAGTGACTATTACCGCAATCATTATTTTTGAGGTATGGTCGTCCCTGCTATCACCATAACCAAGGTTCTTCTGGTCCTCCTTTTTATCACATTGTTTGTCTTGCATTGGTTCAAGAGTTcggttattttttaaatttttgcttTCAGTGATTCCTTGGTCACTAATAATTCTATAGTAGGGAGTTAAGGAGGTGGATTATTTTGCTTTTCTGCCATGATTAAAACCTGCAAAAGAGCGTAGGTAATCGGTCAGAAAAGACGATAATGGAGTTAAGTAAAACTCGACTCCACGGTGGGCATGCACCAAATTTTCCTTCGTGGTAAGCCGGACTTGATGTATAACTTGTCCTATTCAGAGATTGAGTATCCCTTTAACTGAGACGGATAAGGTATACGTTGACTTCAAAAGAAAAGGCAGCGGCGAGCGCCTGCAAAGGCACTTTGATGCTCAAGTTAGTAAGAGTAGAAGATGAATATAattttactcaaagtgagtagCGTACTTTTTACATAGTTGGGGTTTGGTATTTATAGAATGTTACCTCTTTAGAGAGGTTGAGATATTTGCTGATCTTTCGGTCATTATTTGAGTTAGTTTCTGAGTAGGTTTGTTATCAGGGAGATTCTCTCTAACTAAAAATAAGCCACGTTTATTATTgggtttgaattttgatttatagGCATAGTTGGATCGAATTATAACTACCAAATCACAGCCTCCAAGTTTGACCTGCCGAGTTGTTTGGTAAATTGGTGGGCCGACATAATAGGTCGGTTTGGGATTGGGTATAGCGTAGACGATGCCGATATGCATGGGAGTTGTATGAAGTTATAGATCGGTTTGTTTAAAATTATTCTGACTCATAGGTGTCAGGTTATTTAAAACGATTCCAACTTATAGATGTCGGTTTGTTGGAAATAATAGATAGTTTAGTAGCTTATGCTTTTGAAAACCGAAGTATAACTCGATTTTGATTAGTTGATTAAGCTGTTTGTTGCAATTTGAATGTTATTACTAATCGATCATTGGACTAGTAGTCATTTTAGATATTTGTTTGGGttgttaaaatatttgtttGTGGATAATATCTGAAATTGCTTATCAGATAATAGAGGAATAAAAGTTGCAATTTACTTAAAACCCGAATTATAATTCAGTAAGGAGAACTGAATTAAATAATGGATTTGGATATCCCTTTAGATAAGCCTGAGCAGCTGGCTCAATGTtaatggatttataatttatttttggatttGATTATCTGAATTGTAAGTTTGTTTTGGTATGGAAAGAATTGGTGATATATAACTTGGTAACATGAGCACTTTGTGAAGGAGTATATCTCAGTCAGAGATTCGGTGACTTAATCACATATAtgtgattttgaaaattgtgaCAGAGTGATTTGATTTGGTTGTGTATGAGATAACTTATAGATCAATGAAAAATAgtgataaataaaatttaatagaaAAGATTGAAAGTAAAAGAATAAAGATTATTAATGAAAGGAGAGAACATTACCGTGTTTTGACGTATAAGCTTATCTGTAATGCACCTTTAGGCTAGTCTTTGTATATCAATTTTGGTGTCGAGCGGTTGTTAGAAGGTGCAAATTGTCTGAGTTATAGTCCGCATGGTGTACTGTTGCTGGGGTTGTGTTTTGGTGAGATTGTTTATACCACTGTTAAACTTTTTTTTGGTCGGCATGATTGTATTATCCTGTATATAAAATTTGGCGCAGAAATGTATGGTAAAAACAATAGTACGAGATATACTTAAACAAAGTCAATCAAAAATGAAATACAGACTGATAATTTACGACAAAATGTAGCATGTCCAAGGTTCGTATATGAAATAGTAAGATACATAAAAGTAGAATGGTTCAAGTATATAGGTTAGTGTATATCTAATAAGAGGTTATGtcatattgaaaattaaaataaaagaattatataAGTTGGTTAGGTTATGCTTACGAATTGTTTCACCGTAGTATATGACTTGTCAATTTGATATGTTAAGGTTATTTGTCTCTCAATTGTcttttaagttaattttatattttttattttgtataataAACACATGTTCGTCAGTTAAAGTTAAAATTGAATCTCCTTATTTTGGGagtaaaataattgaaaaaaatgaagaaagagcTTGAATAAAAAACATGAATTAAGACCGAGTAATCAGCGCAAGATAATAATTATAGCAATAGTAATGTAAACAAAAATGAGAGAAATTCATTGTAAGTTGGTTTAGATTGTTTGGATTGTATATAATCAGTCTCTtggttatatataaaaataataaaattaatttcgTTATTTACTCAAATGCTTGCACAATTTTGCTTATTCAAAATTTCTAATGAAAATTCGGGAGCCAAAGATGCATTATGTGCTTGTTTGGGTGtcattaaattgataaaaaagattttttttatt includes:
- the LOC130961186 gene encoding aquaporin PIP1-1-like, producing MEGKDEDVRVGANRYRERQAIGTAAQAEQDGKDYKEPPSAPLFEAGELSSWSFYRACIAEFVATFLFLYITVLTVMGVAKSSSKCNTVGVQGIAWAFGGMIFALVYCTAGISGGHINPAVTFGLFLARKLSLTRAVFYIIFQCLGAICGALVVKGFQPHQFERLGGAANSVSRTYSKGGGLGAEIVGTFVLVYTVFSATDAKRNARDSHVPILAPLPIGFAVFLVHLATIPVTGTGINPARSLGAALVYNKDQAWDDHWIFWVGPFIGAALAALYHQIVIRAIPFKSK